tgttttaataatatattaaaaatatatactattaaaataatatatattttttattacatatatattcataaatttatatattatattatataaatgctattatttattaagcatatatttttaaggcctattttattttttttattttttttattttttttttgccTACCtccacatatataaatataattaagTGCTCTTTACTCTCTGATATGTGACATTactttctttctttttaaagtgtatagtatttttttgaatataaatatatatatttacttactatttactatataatatatttatacgtataatataatgtaatGTTATACTTTATATTTCCCCccataaattatataatatatacaattatttttaatattatgataataataatatataattatatatatataatcataatatatatatgtataaaaaaaaaaataaatataattattatataatatgaaagaaaaaattaattttatttttcttctaaaTTTTCACATTTCGATAAAATTCTctcattttattatagtaaacaaaaattatatatttatatataaaatataataaatatacatttaaacgagaaaaaaaaaaaaaaaatattattattgttttatgacagtataatatatataatataattaaataataataaaatatatatgtaaaaatttatatatattctttaatttttttttttttttttaacattttttctacaataataataataataatataaaatataataaaataattattttataaagttatttatttattacatttaataataaactatttaaagaaaaaattttgttttcaaaatataaataaaagaatttccctataattttattaccattttatataagcccatatttttatttgttgaaaaaaaataataaaatatataaaaaaaacaaaacaaaacaatattttttacaaatttattatttggtttttattattattgaaGAATCAAATTAAAAAGTGAATACAATTACAAatcattaatataaaattaataaattagaaaaataaaatttttataaatttttttctgtaataatttttttttttttcaaatttgaaatatatttataatttatattaaaacaatgaggtaataagaaataagaataaataaatataaataatatatatatataatatatgtatatatatatatatataatatatgtataatatatataatatatgtataatatatataatatatgcataatatatatatttatatgttttaattttatagCAAGTTGAATCAAGATTTACTTAAAAAAGCCATTTCCGACGTATTTGAAGGAACCaaacaaaaaaagagaaaattTGTAGAAACAATTGAACTCCAAATAGGTTTAAAGGATTATGATACTCAAAGAGATAAACGTTTCTCAGGTACTGTAAGGTTATCTAATGAAGTTCGTAAGAAGTTAAAAGTATGTATTTTAGGAGATGCTGTACATGTAGAAGAAGCTCAAAAATTAGAATTAGATTATATGGACATTGAAGctatgaaaaaattaaataaagataaaacTCTTGTTAAGAAACTAGCCAAAAAGTATGATGCATTTTTAGCAAGTCAGGTTATATTACCTCAAATTCCTAAATTACTTGGTCCAGGTTTAAATAAGGCAGGTAAATTTCCTTCCTTAATTACACAcaatgataaaataaatgacAAAATTCTTGAATTAAAATCATCTATTAAATTtcaattaaaaaaagtttTATGT
This is a stretch of genomic DNA from Plasmodium reichenowi strain SY57 chromosome 14, whole genome shotgun sequence. It encodes these proteins:
- a CDS encoding 60S ribosomal protein L1, putative, with amino-acid sequence MSKLNQDLLKKAISDVFEGTKQKKRKFVETIELQIGLKDYDTQRDKRFSGTVRLSNEVRKKLKVCILGDAVHVEEAQKLELDYMDIEAMKKLNKDKTLVKKLAKKYDAFLASQVILPQIPKLLGPGLNKAGKFPSLITHNDKINDKILELKSSIKFQLKKVLCMGVPVGHANLKEEELRSNIVHAINFLVSLLKKNWQNIRTLHIKSTMGKPQRIYG